Below is a window of Kosmotoga arenicorallina S304 DNA.
CTTTGAACCCATCAAGGGTCATTGTTAAAAACCCTATAATCCCTCCGAGATATCTGAGGACATTTGTCCCACCCACATTTCCGCTTCCAACCTTTCTTATATCTACACCCTTTAGCTTAGGTATAAGAAAGCTAAAGGGGATGCTTCCAGAAATATAACCAATAACAGCCAAAAAAACAATCTGGGTCATTTTTTTCGCCTCAATTTTATGAATATCGGTGTTCCTTCAAGGGGGTCGATATTCTCCCTTATGGTTCTTTTCAAGCCTCTCAAGTAAGATTGGTTGAAAAGCCTTGGATCGTTGACGTTAAGTAAAATCAGCGGTGGGCGTTTGTTAATCTGGGTCGCGTAATAAATCTTTGCCTTTTTCACCTTTGTTCCCACCGGAGGGGTGGAACTAACAAAACGGCCAATGAGATTATTCAATAGGCCTGTAGGAATATGATAGTCAATCTTTTCACTGACAAGAAATATCTTATCTATCAATTCATCTATTCCTTTGCCTGTAATAGCGGACGTAAAAATTATAGGGCTGTAATCCACAAAATAGAGTTCGAACTCAAAAGCTTTTAATAAGCCATTTATTTTCCTGTCGTCTATCAGGTCGGTTTTGTTGAAAACAACGATAATGCCTTTTCCGTTTTTCTCTGCAAGCCCTGCGATTCGTTGATCTTGATTGCTTATTCCCTGTGTAGCGTCAATAACAAGGACGATAATGTCGGATCTTTCAATGGCATCTATCGCCCTCATGACACTGTAATATTCAACATTTTTTACCTTTACTCTGGATTTTTTCCTTATACCGGCAGTATCTACAAAGGTTATCGGTGTATCATCAATCAAGAGTGTTTCGTCAACCGTATCTCTTGTGGTGCCTGGAAGATCCGTTACCAGACTCCTCTGGCTGCCAACAATTGCATTGAAGAGTGAAGATTTTCCGGCGTTTGGTTTTCCTACTATCGCTACTCTGATGCTTGTTTCCTCGGGCTCTAAACCAAAGTCTATATAATGACCATGAGCCTGAAGTGTTTTTATGATTTCTTCTAAAAGGATGTCGATGTTTAATCCATGATCTGCGGAAATTGGTATTGGTTCTCCGAAACCAAGGCTATAAAGTTCTGGTTTGACATTTATCTCATAATTAGCCTCATTTTCTACTTTGTTTGCAACGAGAATAATTCTTTCCCTGTACCTTCTCAAAAAATCCGCAAGCTCATAATCTGCAGCTGTTAGGCCCTGTTTGCCATCAACTACCCAGAGAATTAGGTCACCATCGTCGATTATGTCCAGTGTTAAATCTCTCATTTTTTCTTCAACAATGTCTTTCGGGTTGTCAAAAAGGCCGCATGTATCAACAATCTCAAAGCTTTTCTGTTGCCACTCAACTCGCCCAAAGACGAAATCCCGGGTTACCCCCGGGAGATCGTCGACTATTGCTTTTTTTCCACCAACCAATCGATTAAACAGTGTTGATTTGCCCACGTTGGGGCGTCCAACAATAAGAACCGTTGACACAGCTATTCCCTCCAGGTTTATTCGGAAGGTGCGTTTTCACTGTTTTTTAACTGCTCTTTGATCTTGTCACCCAGTGAAAGGGTAGGATTATCGTCAGATGATAATTCCTTCATAGCTTCTTCGGCTTCTTTTTTTTCTAAATCTTTCAAATATTGCCTTATGGAAACCACCATGTTCCTTGTGTCATTTTCCGGGTCATAAACAAGTCGGATTATTTTGAATTGATGCTTTTGCCCAACTTCTACTGTCTCATCTATATTTTCCACTTTTTTATCTGAAACCTGCGAAACTGGCAAAAAGGCTTCTATTTCATAGCCATCAACAAGAACTATGGCACCTGATTTTATTGTACGGACAATTTCTCCGGAAACATAATCTCCTACGCTTAAATCCTCAGAAACTTTTTTCCAGGGATCTTCAGTGGCTTTTTTAAGGCTGAGCCTCATTCTGCGGTTCTCCCTGTCTACGGAAACTATCAATGCTGAGACCGTATCGCCTTCTTTTACGACATCTTCAACTTTGTCAACGAAATTCCAGGAGATTTCAGAAAGTGGCACAAATCCGGAAACATATTCCTCAAGCTCAACAATTACTCCTGTAGGCAAGAGCTTGGCGACTTTTCCTTCTACGACTTTACCGACCGGGTATTTGGATTCTATGTTATCCCATGGATCGCCAAGGGCCTCACGATAACTGAGTGAAAGTGTTCTCTTCTCTTTATTTATTTCCTTTACTTTAACGAGCACTTCGTCACCAACTTTGACAACTTCCTGGAGCTTTTTCCTTGCATTTCCCCAGAAAACTTCTGAAATATGTACCAATCCTTCAATACCATCCTCAATCGCTACAAAGAAGCCGAATGGAACTATGGATTTCACTTTCCCTTTGTGCACCGACCCGACAGGGAACCGCTCTTCTATATCCTGCCATGGGTCTTTCCGCAATTGTTTAAGGCTTAGAGATATCTTTTGATTTTCTTTGTCTATGCCTATAACTTTAGCTTCGACTTTGTCGCCGGGCTTTAAAACTTTCTCTATTCTTACGGAAGAATCCCAGGATACCTCCGATGCAGGAATAAGACCTGTTACATCATTTGTTAGCTTTACAAAAGCGCCAAATTTCTTCAATGACTCGACCACACCTGTTACGACGTATCCCTCTTTAATGCTATCAAGGAAAGATTTTATCCTCAAATCTTTTAGTTCTTTCAGTGAAACAACAATTCTGGGTGCGCCTCTTTTTGATCTCCTGAAATTAATCACTTTGAAATCAAGAGTCTCTTCAGGAATTTCATCGTCAAGCTTTAGCCCTGAATGGGAACCGGGTAAAAAGGCATCCACCACATTTAGAAGCTTTACCTCGTAACCGCTGCTAACCTTCGAAATTATTCTACCTTTTACCGGTTCATTCTTCCTGAACTTGCTTTCGACTTCTTTAAGCGCTTCCTTTCTATACACCCTGATTTCAGACGCGGTGCTTCTTCCTTCCTCTTCATTGACTTTCAGTATGGTTACTTTTATCTTATCTCCAATTCCGTATTTACCAAGAGGATGAACAAGTTCCGACTCTGGAACAAAACCGTCAAGTTTACCGTCAAAAAGAACAAGCAAACCGTCTGGCTGGATCGAATAAACTTCAGCTTCCTTGGTACTACCCCTCCTCATCGAAAAGTCGTCCATACTCTCAAAAATTTCGTCCATACTGAGGTTTTCCTCGTTGTTTCTCTTTACATCATCCATTATGGATAACCTCCCCTTCGTATTTGGTTTCTATGTAATCCAGAATTCTCTGGATTTGCACATAAGGTGTAGATGTACCGCTGATAAGGCCAATTTTTTCAAAATTTGATAACTCAGGCAATTCATCGGGTTCACGAACGTGAAAAGCTGATTTCCCAAAATCCTGGACAATCTGAGCCAATTTTCGCGTATTCGAGCTCTTTTTGCCACCAACAACGATTACAGCATCACAAACTTCTGCAAGCCTTCTCGCCTCTTCTTCACGCTTAACGGTTACGCTGCAGATAGTGTCAAAGACATCTATTTTCGCATCTAAAGACTGCTCAATCTGGCTCGAAAATTCCATGAAATCCTTATGGTTCATAGTCGTTTGAGAAATTATTGCTACCTTATCGCATCTTTTTTTTAGGATTTCTGAAAAGACTTCGTTTAGATCATAACTTGGCTCAACAAGCAAATAATTATTAAGCCTGCCACACAAAGCATCAACTTCGGCATGCCCCTTCTTTCCGTAAACGACAATAAGATATCCCTTTTTCTCCAGCCCTTCAGCCAACCTAAATACATTGTACACTATGGGACAGGTGAGGTCTACAACTCTCCTGAAGCTCTTTCTTAAATCCCTTTCAATTTCAGGTGATATTCCATGAGCTCTGACTGCGAAGGTTGAAGAGTCAAATTCATTATCAATAACGGGCTTTTCGCCTTCCAGAATTTTTAAGCCCATTTTTTTCAAATTGCCAACCACTTCTTCATTGTGCACGAGCTCACCATTTGTATATACGTCAATACCGTTTTTCAAGAGTCGTTCGCAAATGGATACAGCTCTATTAACTCCATAACAAAATCCTGTGGAAGCAGCCACATAAACTTTCATTGAAGCTTCATCCTTTTTAAGATCAATCTTATCACTTCGCTCAAGTTCATTCCGGTAGTATCAATTACAATAGCATCATCAGCTGGCTTTAAAGGTGCTATTTCCCGTGAAGAATCATTCTCATCTCTATATGATATCTCTCTGAGAATAGCATCATAATCAGCATTAATCCCCATCTCTTTGAGTTGTTTATATCTTCGCCTTGCGCGTTCCCTGGGCGAAGCCGTGATATAGAATTTATACTCTGCATCCGGCAAAACAACGGTTCCTATATCCCTTCCTTCCATTACAACATCCCTGTTTTCAGCGAGTTTTCTTTGTTCACCTGTAAGAAAGGCTCTGATTTCCGGGATTGTTGCAATCCTCGAAGCGAGCAGGGATATCTTGGATGTTCTTATTTCCTCTCCGACTGGAGCACCATCTAAGAGTAGTTTGGATTCTTTTAAAGAAAATGCGCTGTTCTTAATGACTTTTTCGATATCTTCTTTTAACTCACAAGAGTAGCCGGAGCGTAACATCTTCCAGGCCAGAGCCCTGTACATAGCACCCGTGTCTATATACTCAAATCCCAATTTTTCAGCGAGGAGTTTTGCTATCGTCGACTTTCCTGATCCTGCAGGTCCATCTATTGCTATTTTCATTTTTCCTCTTTTTCTCCTTTTATAAGGGATAGTTTTAACTCCTTCAACTGTTGTTGCGACACCTCGGAAGGTGCACCTGTCATTATATCTGAGCCGCTTGCCGTTTTCGGAAAAGCAATCACATCCCTTATGGAATTTGCACCGGCTAAAATCGCCACCAGACGGTCCAATCCCAGCGCAATTCCGGCATGCGGTGGTGGACCATACTTAAAGGCTTCAAGAAGGAATCCAAATTTTGCCTCTGCTTCTTCCTTCGAAAGGCCTATTAGCTGGAATACTTCATTCTGGATATCTCGCCGGTGAATTCTCACACTGCCGCTTCCAATTTCAAAACCATTTATCACAAGGTCGTAAGCTTTTGATTTTATTCTTAGCGGGTCGCTCTCTTTATACTGAGACATATCTTCAAGATCCGGCATGGTAAAGGGGTGGTGTTCGGCTTCTATCCTGTTCTCTTCTTCATTGAAGGAAAACATCGGGAATTCAGTTATCCAGAGAATATCAATGCCTTCAGCTTCGGTAAGTTCTTCCGAGATGATCTTCTCCCTTATCTTCCCAAGGGCTTTTGATGTTGAGATGCTTTCCCCAACGGCCATTAATATAAGGTCCCCATTTTCAGCAGAGAGGTGATTGACGGTTGATATTACTTCATTCGGGCAGAATTTAAGGATTGATGACTTAATACCGTCTTCAACCTTTATCCATATAAGGCCACCAAGGTCCTGTGATTTAGCGAATTCTACATATTGGTCAATTGCTTTTCTGCTAAAACGCCCTGCAAGGCCCGTTGCTTTGAAAGCCTTTACAACGCCTCCGGACTTAATGGCGCTGGAGATAACCCTGAAATTCGTTGTCAAAAAGATTTCTGTAATGTCATGAAATTCCATGCCGTATCTTCTATCTGGTCTGTCGCTTCCGTAGGTATCTATGGCTTCATCATACGTCATCCGGTCATATTCAAAGGGTAATTCTGTTCCGATAGCCTCTTTTATAGATTTGTTTAGCATTCCTTCTGTAACTTTGAAAATGTCTTCCTCGTCAACAAAGGACATCTCCAGGTCAATTTGGGTGAACTCAGGTTGTCGATCAGCTCTGAAATCCTCATCACGGTAACATTTAACTATCTGGTAATACCTGTCCATTCCTGCAACCATGAGCAGTTGCTTGAAAAGCTGGGGCGATTGGGGAAGCGCATAAAATTTTCCCGGCTTAATCCTTGAAGGCACAAGAAAATCACGAGCCCCTTCCGGAGTGGATTTGGTAAGGACAGGCGTTTCAATTTCAAGGAAATTCAGGCTGTTTAAATACCCGCGTATATTTTGCGCGATCTCGTGTCGTAAAATCAGATTTTTTTGCATTTTTGGTCTTCGTAGGTCGAGGTATCTGTACTTCAATCGAAGTTCCTCAGAAGCTTCATCATCTATATTAATGTATATCGGTGGTGTTTCAGATTCTGAAAGTATGGTGAGAGACATGGCATGAACTTCAATCTCACCGGTGGGCATTTGTGGATTAACTGCATCTTTTGGCCTTTTTGAAACTTTTCCTTTTACTGAAACCACATATTCAGGAGATAGGGTAAGGGCTTTCTGATATAGGTCTTTCATTTCCGGATCAAAAACTACTTGAGTAAAACCATACCTGTCACGGAGCAGGATGAACTTAATGCCTCCAAGATCCCTTATACGATCGACCCAACCGTTCAATATCACTTCTTTTCCAGCATCTTCTTTTCTGAGTTCGCCACAATTATGTGTTCTTTTTTCCAACACAAACACCTCCTGCTGTTAAATATTACCATGTAACTCAAATTGTGTGGGAATTTTGTGATAGAATTTTATCGTTAGGTAATTTTCAGGGAGGTGAATATATGAAAAGGCTTACGAAAGGACTTTTGCTGGGATTCTTGATGCTCTTTGCTATTCAAGCTATTGCTGCAATGTATGAAGACGTTTCACCAGGTCATTGGGCTTATGGAGACATAGTTAATTTGACTGAGCTTGGAATTTTAAGCGGTATCAAGGTTGGTGACAAGCTGTATTACCAAGGAGAAAATCCTTTGAACAGATATCAGGCCGCTGTTCTATTGGGAAAGCTATTGAGATATATCGACGAGAATTATCAGAAAATAGGCGTGGAAACCGCCACAAGTATACCTGAGGGGATTACCGAAACTCTTAACAGGCTTGAGATGGCTATAAAAGATGATGCAGGAAACATCATCCAGTTGAGTGAAGTCCTCGAAATCGTTAAAGGGCTTCAATCAAGAGTCGCAACCCTTGAAAATAAGAGAGTAGAAGAAAGTGTACCCCTTCCCCAAACGGCTGTGCAGGATATTTTAAACAAGATCAGGGCAATTTCTGAAAATATCTCTTATGTAAGGCTGGATATCAGCACCTTGAACGCGAGTTCGACTTCTTTGGAAAAAGAGCTAGCGGAAGTCACAATGAGATTGGAAACTGCCGACTTGAATATACTTGGCTTAAAGGAAAAACTCGGTTCTCTTGAAAACACCGTCGCCGGGCAGAGCGATTCATTGAAAACACTTGGTGAAACCATCAGGGTAACAAAGAATGAATTGAGCGCTTTATCAAACGAAGTCAATACATTGAAAATGAAGATTTCCTCCTTAGATGAAAATATGGCTGGCTTTGAGAGCTTTAAATCATTTATAACAGGCGATCTCGACAATCTTATCTCTAAGGTTGAAGTACTTGAAGGAAATCTTGCAACACTCGCAACAAAAGAATATGTTGACAGCGAAATTCAAAAAAATACCGAAAATGTGAAAGCCTACGTTGATAGCAAGTTTGTAGGAATTGCGACAAAAGATGAACTCAATGAAATCAAGTTAAACCTTGCCGATTTGATAACAAGATCAGATTTGAGCAGCGCATTGAAGCTGTATGTGGGTATTGATGAATTGACAAAGGCCAAGGAATCGCTGAGTGCATCAGATACAGAGCTCCTTGGTGAAATAAGCAAAACAAAGAGCGAAATGAATGCCAGGTACGATGAACTCTCAAAGAGCATAAATATTCTTGGAAACAGGATAGATTCTTTTGGAACCATAAGAGAGGACGTTTCAGGCTTGCAGATTAACTTTGCAAAGGTATCAGCAGATCTTAACAACTTAAGCAACGATTTTGAAACTTTGAAAGCTAGATATGAATCTTTTGAACTCTCAAGTGACGAACGACTTGGAACCCTGGAATCCAGAACAGAAGAAATCGGAGCAGCTCTCAATGAGCTCGAAGGCAATCTGATGGATAAGCTGGGTGAAAACTTCAGCTACTTTGAAAATCTCATGATCGACGTAACAAACCTTCAGGATAAAGTTGGGGCAATTGAAACAGCCCTTTATGATGTTAAGACCGTTGTTGAAAATGACCATGATACCCTTACGAAAACCGCCAGTGATACCGAGGCTTTAAGCGCTGAAGTTACAAATATCAAATCTAAAGTCAGCGACCTTGAGGCTGAAGTCCTCAATGTTCCAACAAAGGAAAGCGTAAATCGCGCTAATGATAACGCAGTTACGGCTATTTATGTTGGAGCTGTGGGTATCATTCTCGGCATTGTGGGAGTTGTCCTGTATTTTGTAAAACCGTAATGTTTTAAAAGATTAAAGAACCCGGGCATCCGTTCCGGGTTCTTTTTTTTGATATAATCGACTAGAAGATACAAACTGGAGGTGGCTGAATGGACTGGGTTTACATATCACAATTGAGCAAACACATTGGTGAAGATATTGAAATAAGAGGCTGGCTACGTCGAAAGAGATCCAGCGGAAAGATTCATTTTCTCTTTTTAAGAGATGGCACTGGATTTGTCCAGGGCATAGTGGAAAAATCATCTGTTTCGGAGGAAGTTTTCAGAACGGCAAAAAAACTGAAAATGGAGTCAAGCATCATAGTAAAAGGTACTGTAAAGAGCGAAGAGCGGGCTCCAGGAGGGGTTGAACTTCTGGTTAAGGAAATTGAAGTGGTATCCATTCCTGAATACGAATTCCCCATTAACAAGCCAGACCATGGCATTGACTTCCTTATGGATAACAGGCATCTCTGGCTGCGCACCCAAAGGCAATTTCACATCCTGAAAGTAAGGCATGAGATAATAAAAGCCATAAGGGATTTCTACAACGAAAGGGAATTTGTGCTCGTAGATACACCAATTTTTACGGGTTCAATCGGAGAAAGTGCAGGTAATCTTTTTGAGCTCGATTACTTCGATTATGGAAAAGCTTACCTTGCCCAGACAGGTCAGCTTTATCTCGAAGCAGCTTGTATGGCTCTGGGAAAGGTTTACAACCTTGGGCCGACCTTCCGGGCCGAAAAATCCAAAACGAGAAGACATCTTATAGAATTCTGGATGAACGAAGCGGAAGTAGCTTATTATAAGCATGAAGACAACATAAAATTGCAGGAAGAACTTGTTTCTTATGTGGTAAGGAAGGTTCTAGAAAATGCCCATGAACATCTCGGTGCCTTGAAAAGGGATATGAAAAAACTCGAAAAGATAGTCCCTCCATTTCCGCGGATCACATACACGGAAGCGATTGAGCTTTTACAGAAAAAAGGCTTCAACGTATCGTGGGGTGATGATATAGGCGGAGATGAAGAGACTGCGATCGCTGAAGAATTCGACAGGCCAGTGGTTGTCGAGAAATATCCCAGAAAGATGAAGGCCTTTTATATGCAGCCTGATCCGGAAAACCCGGATGTTGTGCTGTGTGATGATATGCTCGCCCCGGAAGGCTACGGGGAGATAATCGGCGCTTCTGAGAGAATCTGGCAGAAGGAAGTATTGGTAAAGAGAATTAAGGAATTCGGACTTGATCTGGATTCATACGACTGGTATCTCGACCTCAGGGAATACGGGACAGTTCCGCATAGCGGTTTTGGTATGGGAGTTGAACGTGTTGTCTCCTGGATATGCGGGCTTGAACATGTAAGGGAAGCTATTCCTTTTGCGAGAACTCTTTACAGGATACATCCTTAGGTGATTGCCATGGAATTGGGTAATGAACGTTTTCTATCACCTGGCGAACTAAAGGACGACTATGTCATAAAGAGTCTTCGACCAACTTCCCTCGAGGAGTATATAGGTCAGAGAAACGTCAAGGGAAGACTTCAAATAGCGATTGA
It encodes the following:
- the der gene encoding ribosome biogenesis GTPase Der, translating into MSTVLIVGRPNVGKSTLFNRLVGGKKAIVDDLPGVTRDFVFGRVEWQQKSFEIVDTCGLFDNPKDIVEEKMRDLTLDIIDDGDLILWVVDGKQGLTAADYELADFLRRYRERIILVANKVENEANYEINVKPELYSLGFGEPIPISADHGLNIDILLEEIIKTLQAHGHYIDFGLEPEETSIRVAIVGKPNAGKSSLFNAIVGSQRSLVTDLPGTTRDTVDETLLIDDTPITFVDTAGIRKKSRVKVKNVEYYSVMRAIDAIERSDIIVLVIDATQGISNQDQRIAGLAEKNGKGIIVVFNKTDLIDDRKINGLLKAFEFELYFVDYSPIIFTSAITGKGIDELIDKIFLVSEKIDYHIPTGLLNNLIGRFVSSTPPVGTKVKKAKIYYATQINKRPPLILLNVNDPRLFNQSYLRGLKRTIRENIDPLEGTPIFIKLRRKK
- a CDS encoding S1 RNA-binding domain-containing protein, which encodes MDDVKRNNEENLSMDEIFESMDDFSMRRGSTKEAEVYSIQPDGLLVLFDGKLDGFVPESELVHPLGKYGIGDKIKVTILKVNEEEGRSTASEIRVYRKEALKEVESKFRKNEPVKGRIISKVSSGYEVKLLNVVDAFLPGSHSGLKLDDEIPEETLDFKVINFRRSKRGAPRIVVSLKELKDLRIKSFLDSIKEGYVVTGVVESLKKFGAFVKLTNDVTGLIPASEVSWDSSVRIEKVLKPGDKVEAKVIGIDKENQKISLSLKQLRKDPWQDIEERFPVGSVHKGKVKSIVPFGFFVAIEDGIEGLVHISEVFWGNARKKLQEVVKVGDEVLVKVKEINKEKRTLSLSYREALGDPWDNIESKYPVGKVVEGKVAKLLPTGVIVELEEYVSGFVPLSEISWNFVDKVEDVVKEGDTVSALIVSVDRENRRMRLSLKKATEDPWKKVSEDLSVGDYVSGEIVRTIKSGAIVLVDGYEIEAFLPVSQVSDKKVENIDETVEVGQKHQFKIIRLVYDPENDTRNMVVSIRQYLKDLEKKEAEEAMKELSSDDNPTLSLGDKIKEQLKNSENAPSE
- the ispH gene encoding 4-hydroxy-3-methylbut-2-enyl diphosphate reductase, which codes for MKVYVAASTGFCYGVNRAVSICERLLKNGIDVYTNGELVHNEEVVGNLKKMGLKILEGEKPVIDNEFDSSTFAVRAHGISPEIERDLRKSFRRVVDLTCPIVYNVFRLAEGLEKKGYLIVVYGKKGHAEVDALCGRLNNYLLVEPSYDLNEVFSEILKKRCDKVAIISQTTMNHKDFMEFSSQIEQSLDAKIDVFDTICSVTVKREEEARRLAEVCDAVIVVGGKKSSNTRKLAQIVQDFGKSAFHVREPDELPELSNFEKIGLISGTSTPYVQIQRILDYIETKYEGEVIHNG
- the cmk gene encoding (d)CMP kinase — encoded protein: MKIAIDGPAGSGKSTIAKLLAEKLGFEYIDTGAMYRALAWKMLRSGYSCELKEDIEKVIKNSAFSLKESKLLLDGAPVGEEIRTSKISLLASRIATIPEIRAFLTGEQRKLAENRDVVMEGRDIGTVVLPDAEYKFYITASPRERARRRYKQLKEMGINADYDAILREISYRDENDSSREIAPLKPADDAIVIDTTGMNLSEVIRLILKRMKLQ
- the aspS gene encoding aspartate--tRNA ligase; translation: MEKRTHNCGELRKEDAGKEVILNGWVDRIRDLGGIKFILLRDRYGFTQVVFDPEMKDLYQKALTLSPEYVVSVKGKVSKRPKDAVNPQMPTGEIEVHAMSLTILSESETPPIYINIDDEASEELRLKYRYLDLRRPKMQKNLILRHEIAQNIRGYLNSLNFLEIETPVLTKSTPEGARDFLVPSRIKPGKFYALPQSPQLFKQLLMVAGMDRYYQIVKCYRDEDFRADRQPEFTQIDLEMSFVDEEDIFKVTEGMLNKSIKEAIGTELPFEYDRMTYDEAIDTYGSDRPDRRYGMEFHDITEIFLTTNFRVISSAIKSGGVVKAFKATGLAGRFSRKAIDQYVEFAKSQDLGGLIWIKVEDGIKSSILKFCPNEVISTVNHLSAENGDLILMAVGESISTSKALGKIREKIISEELTEAEGIDILWITEFPMFSFNEEENRIEAEHHPFTMPDLEDMSQYKESDPLRIKSKAYDLVINGFEIGSGSVRIHRRDIQNEVFQLIGLSKEEAEAKFGFLLEAFKYGPPPHAGIALGLDRLVAILAGANSIRDVIAFPKTASGSDIMTGAPSEVSQQQLKELKLSLIKGEKEEK
- a CDS encoding coiled-coil domain-containing protein, translated to MKRLTKGLLLGFLMLFAIQAIAAMYEDVSPGHWAYGDIVNLTELGILSGIKVGDKLYYQGENPLNRYQAAVLLGKLLRYIDENYQKIGVETATSIPEGITETLNRLEMAIKDDAGNIIQLSEVLEIVKGLQSRVATLENKRVEESVPLPQTAVQDILNKIRAISENISYVRLDISTLNASSTSLEKELAEVTMRLETADLNILGLKEKLGSLENTVAGQSDSLKTLGETIRVTKNELSALSNEVNTLKMKISSLDENMAGFESFKSFITGDLDNLISKVEVLEGNLATLATKEYVDSEIQKNTENVKAYVDSKFVGIATKDELNEIKLNLADLITRSDLSSALKLYVGIDELTKAKESLSASDTELLGEISKTKSEMNARYDELSKSINILGNRIDSFGTIREDVSGLQINFAKVSADLNNLSNDFETLKARYESFELSSDERLGTLESRTEEIGAALNELEGNLMDKLGENFSYFENLMIDVTNLQDKVGAIETALYDVKTVVENDHDTLTKTASDTEALSAEVTNIKSKVSDLEAEVLNVPTKESVNRANDNAVTAIYVGAVGIILGIVGVVLYFVKP
- the asnS gene encoding asparagine--tRNA ligase, translated to MDWVYISQLSKHIGEDIEIRGWLRRKRSSGKIHFLFLRDGTGFVQGIVEKSSVSEEVFRTAKKLKMESSIIVKGTVKSEERAPGGVELLVKEIEVVSIPEYEFPINKPDHGIDFLMDNRHLWLRTQRQFHILKVRHEIIKAIRDFYNEREFVLVDTPIFTGSIGESAGNLFELDYFDYGKAYLAQTGQLYLEAACMALGKVYNLGPTFRAEKSKTRRHLIEFWMNEAEVAYYKHEDNIKLQEELVSYVVRKVLENAHEHLGALKRDMKKLEKIVPPFPRITYTEAIELLQKKGFNVSWGDDIGGDEETAIAEEFDRPVVVEKYPRKMKAFYMQPDPENPDVVLCDDMLAPEGYGEIIGASERIWQKEVLVKRIKEFGLDLDSYDWYLDLREYGTVPHSGFGMGVERVVSWICGLEHVREAIPFARTLYRIHP